Within Chitinivibrionia bacterium, the genomic segment CAAAAAAGAGAGGATTGGTGTGCAATCGGCAGAGGAATTGTCGGCTGGATAGATATTTTCGACTTCATAAAAAAGTCGGGCGTTTTTGTGGAAAACCTTGTTTTGGAATACGAAAGCACCGATTTTATCGACGAAAGTATCGCAGTTCTTAACAAATATAAAAATATGCCTTTGGCAAGCAAATAAATCAGATAAATATTGATTTGCAATTATTTTGCGCCAAATACAGAGAAAATTCGGTTTTTCCTGTTGGCGGATAGTATTTTTCCCCCGAAAAAATGTAATAATTTCAGTAAAAAGAGGTTTTTGTTATGGCTATTGATTTGAAAAAAGTGCGCAACATCGGTATTTCGGCGCACATTGACTCGGGAAAGACAACTCTTTCCGAGAGAATTTTGTTTTACGGCGGACGTATTCACGCTATTCACGACGTAAAAGGTAAAGACGGCGTCGGCGCAACTATGGACTCTATGGACTTGGAAAGAGAGCGCGGAATTACCATTCAGTCGGCGGCGACTCGCGTTCAGTGGAACGGCAATCCCGTTAACCTTATCGACACTCCCGGACACGTGGATTTTACTGTTGAAGTAGAGCGTTCGCTTCGTGTTTTGGACGGCGCAATTTTGGTTTTGTGCTCGGTTGCTGGCGTTCAATCGCAGTCGATTACCGTTGACAGACAAATGAAAAGATACGGCGTTCCACGTTTGGCATTCGTTAATAAAAACGACAGAAGCGGCGCAAATCCAATTAAAGTTTGCGGACAACTTCGCGAAAAATTGGGGCTTAACGCGGTTATGATTGCGCTTCCCATCGGGCTCGAAGACAAACTCAAAGGCACAGTGGATTTGATTACAATGAAAGGCTATATTAACGAAGGCGACAACGGCGAAATCGTAAAAGAAGTCGAAATCCCTGCCGATATGCTCAAACAAGCAGAAGAATTCCGTGAAAAAATGCTCGAAGAAGTATGTATGTTCGACGACGAACTTATGGAAATGCACTTGGAAGGCAAAGAATTGCCGATAGACAAAGTTCGCGCGGCTATTCGCAAAGGCGTTTTGTCGCTTAAATTAGTGCCCGTTTTGTGCGGTTCGGCATACAAAAACAAAGGTGTTCAAAAACTTCTTGACGCGGTAGAATACTATTTGCCCTCGCCGCTCGACATCGTAAACAAAGGTATTAAAGCAAGTACAGGCGAAGAAATCGTTGTTCCGTCAGACTCTGCAAAGCCGCTTGTTATGTATGCTTTCAAACTTACGCAAGACAAATTCGGTCAATTGACTTACGTTCGTATTTATCAAGGCGAACTCGAAAAAGGCGCTGAAGTAGAAAATATGCGGACAGGCAAAAAGGTGAAAGTCGGACGTTTTGTAAGAATGCACGCCGATAAAATGGAAGATTGCGAAAAGGCGCACACAGGCGACATCGTTGCGCTTTTCGGCGTGGATTGCGCTTCGGGCGATACTTTCTGCGTTCCCGGCACAGATATTTCTATGGCTTCAATGCACGTTCCGGAGCCGGTTATTTCTATAGCGATTAAGCCGAAAGACAACAAATCGCAAGACAATTTGTCGAAGGCGCTCAACCGCTTTACGAAAGAAGACCCTACTTTCCAAACATATATGGACGAGGAATCGGGCGAGACAATTATTCGCGGTATGGGTGAGTTGCACTTGGAAGTTTACGTTGAGAGAATGAAACGCGAATATTCCGTAGAACTCGTTCAAAGCCCGCCGCAAGTTGCTTATCGCGAAACCATTATCGGCAACGTAGATTTCAACTACACGCACAAAAAGCAAACAGGTGGTGCGGGTCAGTTCGGACGCGTTGCGGGAACAATGAGTTTCTTGGAACCCGGTTCGGAAAAAGATCCCAAAACCGGCGAAGATTTGATTTACTTCTTTGAAAACAATATCAAAGGCGGCGCAATTCCGACCGAATATATTTCATCTGTCGATAAAGGTTTCCAAGAGGCGATGAGAGAAGGTACAATGATTGGCGCGCCCGTTGTAAATGTAAAAATGATGATTAACGACGGTTCGTATCACGCGGTTGACTCGTCTGACCAAGCGTTCCGCACAGCGGCTATCGGCGCGTTCCGTGAAGCATACGACAAAATTAAAAAGCAAGTTCTTGAGCCGATTATGAAAGTAACCGTTGAAGGTCCGACGGAGTTCCAAGGAGCAATCATCGGCTCGCTTAACCAAAGAAGAGGCGTTATCTTGGGAACAAACGAAGAAGGCGATACTAAATATTGCTCAGTTGACGCGGAAGTCCCGCTTTCTGCAATGTTCGGATACTCAACAGACATTCGTTCGCAAACGCAAGGTAAAGCAGAGTTCACAATGGAGTTCGCAAAATACGGTCCCGTTCCGAACAACATTGTTGACGACTTGAAGAAGAAGTATCAGGAAGAGAGAGCGGCGAGAAATAAGTGATTTTTAATCGTAATGGCGGGTTTGAAACCCGCCATTACATTATTTTGCCTTGGTGATTTTTGCTTATTGTATATAAAAAAACGTTTGTGTTTTGCTACTTTTATGTTAAAATACGTTTTGCCGACAGCAAAAAGGAACGACTCTGATGAGTCGTTCCTATAAATTTTGGTGAAACTGATTTTTTATCTCACTCCGATAGTTTCGGGTCTATCCAAATATCGTCCGACAATTTAACTACAATAAAGTCCTGTGCGCGTTTCATAAATCCTTGCTTAGGATAAGCAGGCATAAACGCCGCTATTTCACGTGCTTGAACTATCTGTTCTTGGCTTGGACGGTTGAAATGGAAGCCCAAAGAACTCATAAAACCTAATCCGCGAATCGCTGTGCCGTTAAACAAAAAATCCCATTCAAACAGAGAATGTCCCATTGTTTCTCCTTGCAAAAAACTTCTCTGTGGAAATCGTAATGCGGTTTGGTATCTGCCGACTAGAACGACTGGGAGACTTTTTTCTTCCGGCTGAATTTGTATAATAAGGTCGTTGAGTTTATTCGCGAGGCGGACATCGTCGTTATAGCGCACGTGGTCGGAAAAAAATAGCCGAGAAGTTGTTTGTGCTTGATAAAGAGCGGCAATCAAAGCAAAACTGATAATAATGGCGGCGAAAGGTTTTTTGTGAGATCTTATAAGATAGAAAAACATAAATGCATATGCAAACGGTAAAGCATACAATGCTCTGGTTACGGGAGGATTACCTCCCATAATTGTCAATAATATTATGCTTAAAGGGACGCCTATGCCTGCAAGTACATACAAAAACTTTCGCCCATTTGGAATTGCTTTTCGCATAACCTCAATAGCTTTTACAAGAAAAAGCACAGTAAGCGGTAATAAGAGGAAAGTTCTAACTGCTACAGGTGTATTTTCAGGTGATAGAAAAATTTCCGCACCCTGTATGCCTGTTCTAAAAAAAGGAGCAATGACAGACGGAGGAACAATCCGTTGTAAAACAGTAGTATGACCGACAAAAACATCATAAGTCCAAATTAAAACAGCCATAATATTCGTGGTAATAGGTTTCCTGCCCCATTGGTTCATATTATCGAAGTAATCTGCTTTTTCTATGCCGAAAGCGATAGGGATAACAATTCTGTCAATAAGCGAATAAACCGCCATTGCAGCGACCAATACGGCAAAGAACTTTATGCACAAATTTCGATAGACCTTTGGCTCATAGTTTGATCGCTCCTGCAAAAGCAAAAAGAAAGCAAATACTCCGCCGCAAAATAGCGGAACTATCGCCTGATATACGGAAGTCATAAAGATAAGTAAAACAAAAGCGCTGACAATTAAGCGTTTTTCGTTATTAAGAAATCCCTTGTAAAAAAAGTAAATAACATACGGGCACAAAGCAACAATAAGTGCATTTTCTGCCGCTTGGAACACAAAATAAAATTGCTCCGCCCAAACAGGCATAGTCATAAGAACAAGAGCAAATGGAATTAGTTTATTGTTTCTACCTGTGTTTCCGTCGAAAATAGCAATGATATAAGACCACGAAATTGCGAAAAACCATATCAAACAAAATCCTACAAAAAAACCGGTAAAAGGATTAAATTCGTTGAAATTCCAAATATTTGACAAAAAAACTAAGCCAAATCGTCCTATTCCGACACAAAACCTGAATACTCCTTCTCTGTTTACTAAAACTGCTTCGGTGTCAATGCCGATATTATACCAAAACAACTTTGCTCCGTAAGTAAAAAACAGGGCGAAAGTTACGGCAATAATCAGCGGCAAATTGTTTTTGCAGAAATTGCAAAATCCTGCAATACTTACATTTTCCAAGTCGAAAAGTTTGACTGCGGTCACTTCTTTACGTTTCATTTTTCTTTCCTTTCATTTATAAGAAAAACCATTCAATAAATCTTCAATTCCGATTAAATTTTTTGTAGAATCCATCGTCTGCGAATTCTAACAACTCTTTATCGCCTCGACTGTCGCCGTAAGCAATTAGTTTGTAATCGCCTCTTTGAGGGAATTTTTCCAAAAAACGATTTACTTTTTCTTGTCCATAGCAATTTTTTGTCAGAAATTTTCCAGAGAGTAGTCCGTTTTTGCCTGTTTCTATTTTTGTTGCCAAAACTATGTCAATTCCCATTTTGTTCGCCCAAGGTTTTATCCAGTTTTCAACAGACGCGCTGATAATTATGATTGTATCGCCGCATTTTTTGTGTGAAATTATGGCTTCGGTTGCTTCGGGATATAATATTTTGTCTGCAATCGCGCAAAACTCGGCGCACCATTCATTAAATTTTTCGATATGAATGCCTTTATACAGATATGAAAACAAGGTCTGTTTTACTTTCCGATTCGGCAATAATTTTAACTTCATTGCGACAAGTAAAGGCGAAAAAAGAAACATAACGAAGTAAAACCCAAAATGTCCTTTTGTGAACTTAATAAATTCAAGCAAAGTGTCTTTTCGGGTAATAGTGCCATCAAAATCAAAGGCGGCAATAGTTTCTTTTTTCATATACTCACACCCTTTTTATATATGTGATATGCCTGTTTTATCATATCCGCATCATTGAACTTTGGCGTCCAATTCAAATCTTTTTCGGTATCGGAAATATCAAGAACGTATTCTTCGTCGGCTATCATAAATTGCTCTTTATACATAATTGTCAATCCGACAGCGTCGAATATGCTTAACGCAAATTTAACCAATTTTTCGGGTGTGGGAATTACGATTGATTTTGAGCCAGCCGAGCCAATAACTGATTTTAGCAAATCTTTAACGTTAGGCGATTCTTTGGAGCCGAGATTGTATTCCTTGTTCGGCAAATTCCTGTCTAAAGCGCAAATTGCCGCCGAAACACAGTCAAATACGGAAATCATTTGATAATGATTTTTTCCGCTTCCTATTGTGGGAACGGGCAATCCCATATCGATGAGTTTGAATAATTTCACAAGAATGCCTAAACGCCCGGGACCATTAATCATTCTCGGTCGCATAATTGTAATATTCATTCCTTTTTCTCTGTATTTTCGGCAGATTTCTTCCGCTGCTTTTTTACTTTGCCCATAAGGACCAAATGGAAGTTGCGGGTGTTGAGTATTAACAGGCAAATAAAGCGGTTTGCCGTAAGTCATATCGGTAGTAAAGATTAAAAAATTCCGACAACCTTTTTCGTATATTGTCTCCAAAATATTTTCTGTTCCGACCGCATTTACACTAAAAAAATATTCTTTCCTGTTGCGAGGAACTTTTGTGTGATATTGGTTTGCCGCTAAATTTATAACGACATCTTCCTTTGATATGGACAATTTTTGAATGTTTTCAATGCGTCGAATGTCCACTTGACAATACTCGCAAGAAGCATTTATTGCATTGTTAAGTTTTTCTTGCAAATCGCAAACGACTACTTTTTTATCTAACGTTAATAATTCGTTAGCTAAATATTGTCCAACAAAACCGTTTCCGCCAAAAATGTAATGTTTCATATTTAGCTCTCTCCTTTATTTTTAGTTTTTTGAGCGATAACCACATATTGCGCGCCTAATGGCAACCAAAATAAAAAGCACTCAATAAACTCAACAAATTTATTTCTCAAAGGCGAAAAATATGTATATCTTAAGCTAACACTATCTTTGTTTAGCACTATATCTTTGTCTTTGACGCTTGTTTCGTAAAACCTATTTAACAATATGCGTTTGCAATATTTTGAACTGAGCATTGTAGCGTTTTCGTCTATTTTAGTTCTTTTAACAAACTGGTTTGTTATCGGATTTTTCATATTGTGCTCAAATATGACAAGCATTCCGTCTTCCGACAAAATATTATATAAACCGTTTAACCACGTTTCGTGTTCGTCTTGCGGAATATGGTGCATAACCGTATTTATGATTATACAATCTATTTTTCCGTATTTTTGCAAATCGGTTGTATTTTCCACAACCATAAAATCGCAATAAGGATGACTTTTTTTTGCTGTTTCTATTGAATCGGAAGAAATATCACAGCCATGCAATTTAGTTTCTTTGAATTTTTCATGTAAATACGGTATAAGCGACCCAATACCGCAACCGAAATCTAAAATAGTTTTGGGTGCAATTTTCAAAAGATTTTTCAAATAATTCGCTTTGTAAACAAACGCAGTATCTCTGTATTTGCCGAATTTTCCCAAATCTTGCACAATTGTTTCGTTGTAGTCCTCTACAAATTTGTCAAACTCCGCTTTTTCTTTCGCCATAACAACCCCTTTCTAACTCCTCGAAATTAAATAAACACCTATGCACACTACCAAAATTCCTATTGTGCGCAACAAACTTACATTTTCATTGAACAGAAAATATCCCGCTACCGCCACGACAACAAATCCTAAACTTTGAAACGGAAGCGCATAACTTACTTCGACCCTTGAAAGAGCTGCCATCCAGACGAAAATACCTATTGCATAGCAGAACATTGCCGCCCAAAGGAACGGATTTGTCGCCATTGGAACGAACGATTGCACTGCATTGTAAGCACCCACATTTCCAACCATCAACATTCCTTTTCGTATAAAAAGTTGTGCCGCCGAATTAAGCAGAATGCTTGTTATTATCAATACAATATTCATTCTAAAACCTTCCGTAAATAATTACAATAAACATTCCAATCCACCCAATAATGCAACACTGTATAAACCTGTCTTTTAGCAAAATTTTTGCAGGATTACCGCTTCTCGTATCAACTATTGTTACTTGCAAATATCGTATAATTCCCATTAACACAAAAATTGAGGTAAGATAAATGTTGTTGCTGTTAAGGCGTTCAATCACATCTTGTGAAAGCGTGTACATAATGTAGGCAACTATGGTAATGGTTCCGATGACGGTTATTACCTGATTCATAAATTCCAGATTGTAGCGATTTGTGTTTTTTCTGTGAGCAACGCCTGTATTTTTGTATAAAATTACATCGTCGCGCCGTTTTGCAAATGCAAGAAAGAGCGCAAGCAAAAATGTCATAATAATAATCCATTCCGACGGCGTAATGCCGGAAGCGACCCCTCCGACCAAAATTCTTAACACAAAACCAACGGCAATAATTATTACATCGATAATGTTATACTGTTTAAGTTTTACGCAATAGGCAATGTTCATTATATAATAAAACACGATAAGTGCAATTAATGGCATAACATTTTCGCAGAAAAGATAAATAACAGACAAAGAAAGCAAAAAACAGACAGCCATCATTGCATAGGCGACTTTTTTTGAAATTACGCCCGAGGCAATTGGGCTTTTGCATTTTTCTGGGTGTTTTTTATCGGCTTCTGCATCGAAAATGTCATTAAAACAATAGACCGAACTTGCCGCAAATGAAAATGCGACAAATATAATTATGCACGATAGCAATATATCAGCGTCAAACATTTGTCCAGCAAAGAACATAGGCAAAAAGACAAATAAATTCTTTGTCCATTGTTCTGGGCGCAGAAGTTTGAAAACATTCTGCAGTTTTTCTCCCATAAAAAACAACCTTCCCACCGTTATTTTACGGCAAAATTAAATATTCAAGATTTTTCACAACGTAGGGAAAATACGTTATTTTTGCGGTGAGTTTCGGGAGTATTTTGGTTTTGGAGAAAATTGTTGAAAAATGCATGCACGACGGCGGTTTCTGTTGGTCAAATCATTATTTTTTACCGCCAATAAATGTAATATTTTACACTTTTTGTCGGCAATAAATGCGAAAACTCACACTTTTTGTCGCCAATAAGTGTTGGCGTATATTATTTTATCTCTTATGAAAAGAAATATTTATACATCTCTGCTTGCTTGGAAAAACTCCAAAGACAGGAAACCGCTTGTTCTCTACGGAGCGCGACAAGTCGGAAAAACCTACATATTAAAGGAGTTCGGCAAGAATGAATACAAAAATGTTTTGTATTTAAACTTTGACACAAACAAAGAATTGCACAATTATTTTGCAAACGACATTTCGCCAAAACAAATAATCGGCTCGTTGAAAGCTCTATTCAAACAAGAAATCAACGCCGCCGACACGCTTCTTATTTTCGACGAAATTCAAGAATGCCAAAGAGCAAAGGACGCTCTTAAATATTTTAACGAAGACGCTCCCGAGTATCATATTGCGGCGGCGGGCAGTTTTTTAGGTATAGCAAGCGGTAAATTTCCTGTCGGACAAGTTGATAGATTAACGCTTTATCCGCTTTCGTTTTTTGAGTTTTTAAAGGCAACAAACAACGATATTTTGCTGAAAAGTTTAGAAAACGATAAATTTTCAAATCCCGCTATGCACATTTTGGCGACGGAAAAATTAAAGCAATATTTTTATGTCGGCGGAATGCCCGAGGCGGTAAAGACTTATGCCAAAACAGGCGATTTAATGCTTACGAGACAAATTCAAGAGAATATTTTATCTAATTACAAGGAAGATTTTTTTAAGCATATAAAAAGTAATGACATTTCCAAAGTGCGTATGTTGTGGGACTCTGTTCCTGTTCATTTGGCAAAAGAAAAAAAGAAATTTGTTTATAAGGAACTAAAGCAGGGCGGCAGAGCGGCGGAGTTCGAGAACGCTTTGGATTGGCTGATAAATACGGGGCTTGTGTATAAAGTTTCCAATACTCAGGAGGCAAAAATACCGCTTATCTCTTATGAAGAACGGGAAAATTTCAAAATTTATATGCACGATGTCGGGCTTCTCGGAGCGTCGGCAAAACTGGATATTAAAACTTTTTTCAGCGCCGAGCACGATATATTCAGAGAATTTAAGGGCGCAATGGCGGAGCAGTTTGTTTTGCAGGAGCTGAAACCGAAAAATTATCCTATCTGTTTTTGGACAAACAGCACAGGAAAAGCCGAAGTAGATTTTGTAATTCAATACGAAGACAAAATTTTGCCTTTGGAAGTAAAAAGCGGCGAAAATACAAAAGCGAAGAGTTTGGGCGTGTATATGGAAAAATACAATCCGCAAATTGCGTTGCGCGCTTCTCTTTCGGATTATGCTAAAAAAGGGGATTTAATTGACATTCCGCTTTACTCCATCGGGCAATTTGAGGAAATAATCTGAAAAAATGTTGTTTTGCCTGACAAAAATCCCCTCTCCTCTCAATAAAAATGGTATTTTACCGATATAGATAAAGATTTTTCCGCAAATTTCAGGGAGAGCATTATGAAAAAAATAGTTGTTTTGTGTTTGGCTTTAATATTTACGTATGGTTTTGCAAGCGATGAGCCCTTGGGCTTTGTTGTTGTGTCGATGCCGATTGCCGAATATCACGCGCTTCAAGTAAGAGATACCAACACTATGCCCAGAGGCATAAGAGCGAGGTGGGAAACAAACCAAAGGCGTATTGCGCAAGCCCAAGCAACCGCGGATTTAGCATTGGAAGAAATAGCCGCGTTAAACAGAGCGTTGAACCAAATCCAAGAAGCGCAACGAAACATTCAGCACACCCAAAGACGAATGGCGGCAACTCTGCACACTATGTCCCCCGCCCGCCTCGAAGAAAGCGAGATACAGCTTGCATACCTTACGGAAGCGTTTCAGGACTTGTATTCGCGAGTGGCGGCAATTCAACTTCTTCCTATAATTCAGCAAACGCAAAGAACGCCTGTTCGTCCGAGAGGCTTTACCGTTTCGGACGCTACCATAAATTTGAGCGGCGACGAATTTGCCGATTTCAGTCGTGGGCTTGAGGCGTTTCGCAGAAGATTTTACGCAGAAGCCCGCCAAGTTTTGCGGCTGACCATACAACGTTTTCCGCAAGGAAAATTTACGGATAGAGCGAATTTTTGGATAGCCGAAGCCTATTTTATGGAACGAAATTACACGAGCGCACTAACATATTACGAGAACGTTTTGGGCTTTTCCGGTTCGTCAAAACAGGACGACGCGCAGTATAAAATAGCGCTTTCTTACAGAAATATGGGCGAATTGGATATGGCGTTTAACGAATTCAGACGTCTTATACATCGCTTTCCTGCAAGCGAGTGGGTTGTTCCTGCGAACGAGGCAATTCTTGAAATTGTTATGATGCGCAATATGCGAGCCATTGCTGACGCCGCCGCGCAAGCCGCTGTCGATGAGCCGACAACAGTTGTCGATGTTGAAGCAGGCGAATAAAATTTAACAACGAGAAAATCTCTTCGGTTTATATGAGAACGGAAAAACCACCTCTTTGGACTCGCAGTTATATCTTTGCTTGCGTGGGCAATTTCCTCAGTTATTTTGGTTTTTGTATGGTTTTACCCGTTTTTCCGATGTTATTGATTAACGATTTAGGAATTTCGGGCTCAAAAACGGGAATTATAATTGCAACTTTCACGTTTTCGGCAATGATTTCACGGCTGTTTTTCGCCTATCTTTCCGATTTATACAACAGAAAAATCATTTATTGCGCGGTTATGCTACTTTTTTCCGCTTTATTTTTGCCCTACACTCTCCTTGTCGGCGGGGTAGTGTTTTTTGTATTTTTGCGAATAATTCACGGTGCGGCGTTTGGCGCGGTGTCGGTCAGCGGAAATGCCGCACTTATAGACATAGTAAACGAAAAACGGCGTGGCGAGGGTTTTGGTTTTTTCGGAATTTCAAACAATCTGGGAATGGCAATAGGAACAACGGCAGGGCTTTACATTTACCAAATCCTCGAAATCGACTTCTATTGGGTATTCATTTCGGCGTTTTTAATGGGAGCTGTAGGCTTTTTGTGCATACTTCAGGTAAAATTAACAAACGCTCACCCAAAGCAGAAAATGCCGCAAGATAAAAAATTTTCATTTGATAAAATTTATCAGGTAAAAGGAGTTTTTGCGGGACTTTCTTTGCTTTTGCTGTCTTTTCCGTATGGGCTTATATTGTCGTTTGCGCCGCTTTACGCAACAGAGTTGGGGATTGACAAAAATGTCGGACTGTTTTTCGTGTCGATGTCGGTTGGGCTTGTTTTTTCGAGGATAACTTCGGGAAAACTCGTGGACAGAGGCAAGCTCACTAACGTAATAAAATGGGCGGCGTTTTTCATTTCCTTGTCTTTGCTGTTTTTTGCAATGCTCGGATATTTCGGCGTCGAGAATACTGCTGTAAAAAGTACGGCATTTTATATTGTAGGCTTTATGTTCGGGCTTGGCTACGGAATGATTTTCCCTGCCTTCAACACGCTTTTTGTAAATCTTGCGCCCGATAATCGACGCGCGGCGGCAAGCTCAACCTACCTCACAAACTGGGATATCGGACTTGGCTCGGGGCTGATTTTGGGCGGTATCATTATGGAAAAGTCGGGAATGTCGGCGGCGTATTTAACTGCGGCGGCTACCTCGTTTGTCGGCGCGACATTTTTTGTTCTTTTTGGAGCGAAGCATTTTTTGAAACATAAATTGCGATGATTTTTATTTCTTCTGCCGCGGGTGATAATGCCTGTGCGTATCCACCAAAAAAGTTGTTGAAACGTGGGTGTAAATTTCTGTTGTAGTAATGCTCGAATGTCCTAAAAATTCCTGCACAATACGTAAATCACAGCCACCTTCAAGCAAATGTGTGGCGAACGAATGTCGCATTACGTGCGGCGAAATATTAGCAAAAATTCCTGCGCGGTCAGCCGCTTCTTTAATAATAGTGTAAATCGACATTCTTGTAAGCGGTCTGCCGCGACCAATTCCTCGTCCTTGATTTAAAAAAAGAAAATTTGCGCTTTCGGGTTTTACAAGTTTAGGACGCTCTTTTTCCAAGTATTTCAAAACCCACTCGCGCGCCACATCGCCGATAGGAACTAATCGCTCCTTGTTGCCTTTACCGACAATGAACATAAAATCCTTGTTTGCCAAAAATTGCTCGGTGGTTATGTTTGCGCATTCTGAAACCCGCATTCCAGTAGAATAAAGCATTTCCAAAACGGCGCGATTTCTCAGCGGTGTTCTTTCGCTTGGCGCGGACGCGTTCTCCAAAACGGCGAAGACGTCTTCGGGATGCAGGGTTGTGGGGAGGCGTTTTATGGATTTGGGCATTTCAATATTTTCGCTCGGGTCGCTCTTTATCTGTTCTTCGTCGAGCAGAAATCTGTAATATCCGCGTATTGACGAAATGTTTCTCTGAACGGAAGTCGCCTCAAATCCCAAATCGTAAAGTGTTTCTGTGTATTTTTGCAAGTCTTGCGCTCTCACGTTTTTTTCGTCTATTTTTTTGTCGGATAAATACTCGCAAAGGCGCAATAAATCAAACGAATACGACGTTCTTGTATTGTCTGCAAGTCCTCTCTCGGTCGAAATCCAACCAAGAAACGTTTTCATATCCTGCGAAAGTTGCACAGGGTTTTCGGAAATTGGGGCAATGCGGCTCATTTTTTGCTCGTTTTTTTATTGAAAAAAGCGATTTGTCGCCTTTTCTTTGCCGATTGTGGAAGAATAACCGTGTCCCGGAAGTACATTTGTATTGTCGGGAAGTACGAAAAGTTTTTCTTCAATGCTTTTTATGAGCGCTTCGCCGTCGCTGTATCCCCAGTCGCTTCTGCCGATAGTTCCCGCAAAAAGCGCGTCGCCCGAAAACAGATTACCGTCAGAGTAAAAGCAATGTCCGCCCGGTGTGTGCCCGGGAGTGTGGAAAACGTCAAATTTAAAGTTGCCGACTTCAAATTTTCCTTCGTTTATCGG encodes:
- the fusA gene encoding elongation factor G, producing MDLKKVRNIGISAHIDSGKTTLSERILFYGGRIHAIHDVKGKDGVGATMDSMDLERERGITIQSAATRVQWNGNPVNLIDTPGHVDFTVEVERSLRVLDGAILVLCSVAGVQSQSITVDRQMKRYGVPRLAFVNKNDRSGANPIKVCGQLREKLGLNAVMIALPIGLEDKLKGTVDLITMKGYINEGDNGEIVKEVEIPADMLKQAEEFREKMLEEVCMFDDELMEMHLEGKELPIDKVRAAIRKGVLSLKLVPVLCGSAYKNKGVQKLLDAVEYYLPSPLDIVNKGIKASTGEEIVVPSDSAKPLVMYAFKLTQDKFGQLTYVRIYQGELEKGAEVENMRTGKKVKVGRFVRMHADKMEDCEKAHTGDIVALFGVDCASGDTFCVPGTDISMASMHVPEPVISIAIKPKDNKSQDNLSKALNRFTKEDPTFQTYMDEESGETIIRGMGELHLEVYVERMKREYSVELVQSPPQVAYRETIIGNVDFNYTHKKQTGGAGQFGRVAGTMSFLEPGSEKDPKTGEDLIYFFENNIKGGAIPTEYISSVDKGFQEAMREGTMIGAPVVNVKMMINDGSYHAVDSSDQAFRTAAIGAFREAYDKIKKQVLEPIMKVTVEGPTEFQGAIIGSLNQRRGVILGTNEEGDTKYCSVDAEVPLSAMFGYSTDIRSQTQGKAEFTMEFAKYGPVPNNIVDDLKKKYQEERAARNK
- a CDS encoding glucosyltransferase domain-containing protein: MKRKEVTAVKLFDLENVSIAGFCNFCKNNLPLIIAVTFALFFTYGAKLFWYNIGIDTEAVLVNREGVFRFCVGIGRFGLVFLSNIWNFNEFNPFTGFFVGFCLIWFFAISWSYIIAIFDGNTGRNNKLIPFALVLMTMPVWAEQFYFVFQAAENALIVALCPYVIYFFYKGFLNNEKRLIVSAFVLLIFMTSVYQAIVPLFCGGVFAFFLLLQERSNYEPKVYRNLCIKFFAVLVAAMAVYSLIDRIVIPIAFGIEKADYFDNMNQWGRKPITTNIMAVLIWTYDVFVGHTTVLQRIVPPSVIAPFFRTGIQGAEIFLSPENTPVAVRTFLLLPLTVLFLVKAIEVMRKAIPNGRKFLYVLAGIGVPLSIILLTIMGGNPPVTRALYALPFAYAFMFFYLIRSHKKPFAAIIISFALIAALYQAQTTSRLFFSDHVRYNDDVRLANKLNDLIIQIQPEEKSLPVVLVGRYQTALRFPQRSFLQGETMGHSLFEWDFLFNGTAIRGLGFMSSLGFHFNRPSQEQIVQAREIAAFMPAYPKQGFMKRAQDFIVVKLSDDIWIDPKLSE
- a CDS encoding HAD-IB family hydrolase; protein product: MKKETIAAFDFDGTITRKDTLLEFIKFTKGHFGFYFVMFLFSPLLVAMKLKLLPNRKVKQTLFSYLYKGIHIEKFNEWCAEFCAIADKILYPEATEAIISHKKCGDTIIIISASVENWIKPWANKMGIDIVLATKIETGKNGLLSGKFLTKNCYGQEKVNRFLEKFPQRGDYKLIAYGDSRGDKELLEFADDGFYKKFNRN
- a CDS encoding NAD(P)-dependent oxidoreductase, with the translated sequence MKHYIFGGNGFVGQYLANELLTLDKKVVVCDLQEKLNNAINASCEYCQVDIRRIENIQKLSISKEDVVINLAANQYHTKVPRNRKEYFFSVNAVGTENILETIYEKGCRNFLIFTTDMTYGKPLYLPVNTQHPQLPFGPYGQSKKAAEEICRKYREKGMNITIMRPRMINGPGRLGILVKLFKLIDMGLPVPTIGSGKNHYQMISVFDCVSAAICALDRNLPNKEYNLGSKESPNVKDLLKSVIGSAGSKSIVIPTPEKLVKFALSIFDAVGLTIMYKEQFMIADEEYVLDISDTEKDLNWTPKFNDADMIKQAYHIYKKGVSI
- a CDS encoding class I SAM-dependent methyltransferase, which gives rise to MAKEKAEFDKFVEDYNETIVQDLGKFGKYRDTAFVYKANYLKNLLKIAPKTILDFGCGIGSLIPYLHEKFKETKLHGCDISSDSIETAKKSHPYCDFMVVENTTDLQKYGKIDCIIINTVMHHIPQDEHETWLNGLYNILSEDGMLVIFEHNMKNPITNQFVKRTKIDENATMLSSKYCKRILLNRFYETSVKDKDIVLNKDSVSLRYTYFSPLRNKFVEFIECFLFWLPLGAQYVVIAQKTKNKGES
- a CDS encoding EamA family transporter, which encodes MNIVLIITSILLNSAAQLFIRKGMLMVGNVGAYNAVQSFVPMATNPFLWAAMFCYAIGIFVWMAALSRVEVSYALPFQSLGFVVVAVAGYFLFNENVSLLRTIGILVVCIGVYLISRS
- a CDS encoding decaprenyl-phosphate phosphoribosyltransferase is translated as MGEKLQNVFKLLRPEQWTKNLFVFLPMFFAGQMFDADILLSCIIIFVAFSFAASSVYCFNDIFDAEADKKHPEKCKSPIASGVISKKVAYAMMAVCFLLSLSVIYLFCENVMPLIALIVFYYIMNIAYCVKLKQYNIIDVIIIAVGFVLRILVGGVASGITPSEWIIIMTFLLALFLAFAKRRDDVILYKNTGVAHRKNTNRYNLEFMNQVITVIGTITIVAYIMYTLSQDVIERLNSNNIYLTSIFVLMGIIRYLQVTIVDTRSGNPAKILLKDRFIQCCIIGWIGMFIVIIYGRF